One genomic region from Amphiprion ocellaris isolate individual 3 ecotype Okinawa chromosome 20, ASM2253959v1, whole genome shotgun sequence encodes:
- the si:ch211-266g18.10 gene encoding titin isoform X25: MAEGAKPASATAAGGSNGAAAPQPGFLRSGALSLLNKLKVSVELLIALAALLSWVVVGVVMFDFVEYKAVPDIQQIITDPVKAVNDAVDEATSLLNKFQECAPDLSDPMSAATYAAEEISAAKDGVVRYFSDEEGTFYLSYIDPVVIGRRAFHSTNDFMCGVVGGCRDTLCTVVDSILDTIQEINKGKIDLSYIDPVVIGRGVFNVTNEFVCGVVGYIQGVLCSILDTILDVVKGVTDISFIDPVVIGRNTFGATNDFVNGIVGYIQSVLCTIIDSILEIVKGTTDISFIDPVVIGRNVFSVTNDFVSGIAGYIQDVLCVILDVILDTLKDIQQAVGFSPMSVLKTTADITKEQISMLVSYFSATLIGEEGIMPEVSLDPMKVVEDAVLEFTDKKDLFVAYMSSMLVGDQGEPAAPPVVNVVTEKDEAVAAPSDINLVRRKGEFLPPFEKVAEILHTAKDEAAPAAELSEDSKTEEEEEEKEEEEEEEEAEVPPEAASEADVQDAEEDEVKHVDLEEKESETPLEEEILDHDSKEEEKEEADKEEEEEIITEEAAEQLEKEEGEEQEEDKKEEEGEEDQGKTEEAVDEEDEEAQAADGVVEDKEEEEEIKTEDVLVEEEEEEVEEEIKTEDYLVEEEEEEVEEEIKTDDVLVEEEEEEEEEEIKTEDDLVEEEEEKEEEEIKTEDDLVEEEEEEEEEEIETEDALVEEEEEEEEETKTIDALVEEEEEEETKTEDALLEDEDEEEEEEAKPEEVLLEDEEKEKEEEETKTEEDLAEDEDEEKEEETKTEDVLLEDEDEEEEEEEDEEDDKTKTDKDLAEDVEKEEPKLEDLAEEEEEEEEEEEEEEEEQEEEEEVKSEEEDERVQQTIKITDDDARDQFEKTDEEDQDLEMDNEDEEEEEGEKLDYVEIKEDDKDAEEEPLVQQLDLKILASEKLHIDQIPESEEETLLPEHDEDEFADIVDDHDENNNNSESRKTEPKRKRKVHVPFEKLRRVGSRAPHKEEHLSKHEKVLKEAKERHAIKEVKDAIVKEEEPVKKALKEEEDAKKLPKEKKQVKKLLKEEKEIKKPSKEKKEVKKPAKEEEEVKKPLKEEKVKKQLKEEKEVKKPPKEHKEVRKHKRLSKKEEEVKERPKEEKEIKKPLRDKKEVKKPPREEKETKKPPKEEKEIKKPPKKEKEEKRPPKAAEVTKEEKKPPKEEKEEKKPIKEAKDKHKPENKEERALKKERDVKKPLKEEKEVKKSPKEEERPSKKEKEVRKLLKEEKEAKKPAKEDKEEEKPLKTEREEKIPSKKQKEVKKPPKEEKEVKKPPKEEKEVKKPQKEEKEPKKPTKDEKEPEKPTKDEKEPKKPTKEEKEIKKPQKEDKEVKKPLKKEKEEKETPKEKREVKKPSKEDKKEKKPIKEETEDEKPHKEAKIPTKDEKEVKKPHKEEKEVKKPPKEEKEGKKPLKDKEIEKLLKQVKEEKESPKDKKGVKQPSEDKKVKKPIKDEKEEKKPLEEKREMKKPSKEDKEEKKPLKEKKEVKKPSEEEKKPLKEKKEVKKPSEEEKKPLKEKKEVKKPSEEEKKPLKEKKEVKKPSEEEKKPLKEKKEVKKPSEEEKKPLKEKKEVKKPSEEEKKPLKEREVKTPPKEDKKEKEEKKPIKEAKKEAESKKEKISKDGKEPIKPSKQEKEIKTTTKEDKEPTKKRVTKTEAKPKKSAKRIKVVKKEVASVLKKEHLNVTKAAEEPKKSAKVLKFAKKQIAPALKKEHKNVTKAAEVPEVPKVTAKPEVTKKVAAPKEAKKEPKQKIKRKPVKPDIDAVKEKEKAAPKKKEAEVSELKPKPGQKDAAVTKEKAKRAPPKKEVPKKKAKAAPAKKEAAAPKEKVKPVILTKEQEGAPKNATLAKERVKIVPMKKVVKAPKKEVKAVSAKTKSAKIKTKPTPVVKEAEAPHKNVSLTKEKVKVVPLKKVPVTPKEKVKAAPTKKEAEVLKEKKAEPVTPKKVPETPKEKVKPALTKKEAELLKEKKPEPVTPKKEAEVLKEKVAEPVTPKKAPVSKAKPTPAKKKKEPAKIKTKPAPVVKEAEAPHKNVSLTKEKVKVVPLKKVPVTPKEKVKPPPTKKEAEVLKERKAEPVTPKKEAEVLKEKKAEPVTPKKAPVSKAKPAPAKKKKEAKVLKEKKPEPVTPKKASVAKTKPAPVVKEAEAPHKNVSLSKERVKVVPLKKVPVTPKEKVKPAPTKKEAEVLKEKKAEPVTPKKAPVSKAKPAPAKKKKVPVTPKEKVEPAPTKKDAEVLKEKKAEPVIPKKAPVSKAKPAPAKKKKEVEAPKEKVKPVILTKEQEGAPKNATLAKERVKIVPMKKEVKVPKEKVKVSAKTKPAKIKTKPTPVVKEAEAPHKNISLTKEKVKVVPLKKVPVTLKEKVKPAPVKKEAEVLKEKKAEPVTPKKVPVTPKEKVKPAPTKKEAEIVKEKKAEPVTPKKAPVTKAKPAKKKKEVETPKEKAKPVILTKEQEGAPKNATLAKERVKIVPMKKVVKAPKEKVKVSAKIKPAKIKTKPAPVLKEAEVPQKNISLTKEKAKVVPLKKVPVTPKEKVKPAPTTKEAEVLKEKKAEPVTPKKAPVAKAKPAPAKKKKEVEAPKEKAKPAAVKKEAKPALAKKVEVAKEKPKPAQEKKAPSKKEAEIKKEKLKSLLKKEPKVTKEKVKPAVKKDILRKKIKPVHVKKEVEAPKEKDKPAAVKKAMLRKKTKAVPVRRVEKKAEKEEKAKEDRVLKEIQESAKKEKAATKKAAKEEKVKAEPSVSDSLLMEDELPYFQCFFVDEDEAQFPFYAFSPLQI; the protein is encoded by the exons ggGCCAAACCTGCCTCTGCTACTGCAGCCGGTGGCTCCAATGGAGCAGCAGCACCACAGCCGGGCTTCCTCAGATCCGGAGCTCTGAGTCTCCTCAATAAGCTGAAGGTGTCCGTGGAGCTGCTGATCGCCCTGGCTGCTCTGCTCTCCTGGGTGGTCGTGGGTGTGGTGATGTTTGACTTTGTGGAGTACAAAGCAGTCCCTG ACATTCAGCAAATCATTACGGACCCTGTTAAAGCTGTAAACGATGCTGTGGATGAAGCCACCAGCCTGCTCAATAAGTTTCAAG AATGTGCACCTGATTTAAGTGACCCCATGTCTGCTGCCACTTATGCAGCTGAGGAAATATCAGCAGCAAAAGATGGAGTTGTTCGATACTTTTCAGATGAGGAAG GGACCTTCTACCTCAGCTACATCGACCCTGTTGTCATTGGTAGACGAGCTTTCCATTCAACTAATGACTTCATGTGTGGAGTGGTGGGCGGCTGCAGGGACACACTATGTACTGTTGTGGACTCTATATTAGATACCATACAGGAGATAAATAAAG GAAAAATTGATCTTAGCTACATAGACCCTGTGGTAATAGGCAGAGGTGTCTTCAATGTTACTAATGAGTTCGTGTGTGGAGTGGTGGGCTACATCCAGGGTGTGCTCTGTTCGATACTGGACACTATACTGGATGTAGTGAAAG gagtCACTGACATTAGCTTCATAGACCCAGTAGTAATCGGCAGGAATACCTTCGGCGCTACTAATGACTTTGTGAATGGAATAGTGGGCTACATCCAGAGCGTACTCTGTACCATCATAGACAGTATCCTGGAAATAGTTAAAG gaACAACTGACATTAGCTTCATTGACCCTGTGGTTATTGGCAGGAATGTCTTCAGTGTTACTAATGACTTTGTGAGTGGAATAGCAGGATACATCCAGGATGTGCTCTGTGTAATCTTGGATGTGATACTGGACACATTAAAAG ATATTCAGCAGGCAGTGGGATTCAGTCCCATGTCGGTTCTGAAGACAACTGCGGACATCACCAAAGAACAGATCAGCATGCTTGTGAGCTACTTCTCAGCAACACTGATTGGTGAAGAAG gaaTCATGCCTGAAGTGTCCCTCGACCCCATGAAGGTTGTTGAGGATGCAGTGCTGGAGTTCACAGACAAGAAAGATTTGTTTGTGGCTTATATGTCAAGCATGTTGGTTGGTGATCAAG gTGAACCTGCCGCCCCTCCAGTTGTAAATGTAGTAACTGAAAAAG ATGAAGCTGTCGCTGCCCCATCTGACATCAATTTGGTGAGAAGGAAAG GTGAATTTCTGCCTCCATTTGAAAAAG TTGCAGAGATCTTACACACTGCCAAAGATGAAGCTGCTCCTGCTGCAGAGTTAAGTGAAGACTCaaagacggaggaggaggaggaggagaaggaggaggaggaggaggaggaggaggctgaagTGCCACCTGAAGCCGCTAGTGAAGCAGATGTGCAGGATGCAGAGGAAGATGAGG TGAAACATGTCGACCTTGAAGAAAAAGAATCTGAAACTCCTCTGGAGGAGGAAATCCTTGATCATGACagcaaggaggaggagaaggaagaggctgataaagaggaagaagaggagattATAACAGAGGAAGCTGCAGAGCAGTTGGAGAAAGAGGAAGgcgaggaacaggaggaggacaaaaaagaagaggagggtgAAGAAGATCAAGGAAAGACAGAGGAGGCTGTGgatgaagaagatgaggagGCACAAGCAGCAGACGGGGTGGTAGaagacaaagaggaggaggaggagatcaaaactgaagatgttttggtagaagaagaggaggaggaagtggaggaggagatcAAAACTGAAGATTATTTggtagaagaagaggaggaggaagtggaggaggagatcaaaactgatgatgttttggtagaagaagaggaggaggaagaggaggaggagatcaaAACTGAAGATGATTTggtagaagaagaggaggagaaagaggaggaggagatcaaAACTGAAGATGATTTggtagaagaagaggaggaggaagaggaggaggagatcgaAACTGAAGATGCTTTggtagaagaagaggaggaggaagaggaggagaccaAAACAATAGATGCTTtggtagaagaggaggaggaggaggagaccaaaacagaagaTGCTTTGctagaagatgaagatgaggaggaggaggaggaggccaaaCCTGAAGAAGTTTTGTTAGAagatgaggagaaggagaaagaggaggaggagaccaaaacagaagaagacttggcagaagatgaagatgaggagaaggaggaggagaccaAAACTGAAGATGTTTTGTTAGAAGacgaagatgaggaggaggaggaggaggaggatgaggaagatgaTAAGACCAAAACTGACAAAGACTTGGCAGAAGATGTGGAGAAGGAGGAACCAAAACTTGAAGACCtagcagaagaagaggaggaggaggaggaggaagaggaggaggaggaggaagagcaagaggaggaggaggaggttaaGTCAGAAGAAGAGGATGAAAGAGTCCAacaaaccatcaaaattacTGACGATGATGCCAGAGATCAGTTCGAGAAAACTGATGAAGAAGATCAGGATCTAGAAATGGACaatgaggatgaagaggaggaggaaggagaaaaactGGACTATGTAGAGATCAAGGAGGATGATAAAGATGCAGAAGAAGAACCATTAGTCCAACAGCTTGATCTTAAAATTCTGGCATCAGAAAAGCTCCATATTGATCAGATACCTGAATCTGAAGAAGAAACTTTACTACCTGAACATGATGAAGACGAATTCGCTGACATTGTTGATGATCAcgatgaaaacaacaacaacagtgagAGCAGAAAGACTGAGCCTAAACGTAAGAGGAAGGTTCATGTTCCCTTTGAGAAGCTCAGACGAGTCGGATCCAGAGCGCCTCACAAAGAAGAACATCTCAGCAAACATGAGAAAG TTCTCAAAGAGGCAAAGGAAAGACATGCAATTAAAGAAGTTAAAGATGCCATTGTTAAAG AAGAGGAGCCAGTGAAGAAGGCTCtcaaagaagaggaagatgcGAAGAAGCTGcccaaagaaaagaaacaagtaAAGAAACTCCtcaaagaagagaaagaaataaagaaaccctctaaagaaaagaaagaggtgAAGAAACCAGccaaagaagaggaggaagtcaAGAAACCTCTCAAAGAAGAGAAGGTGAAGAAACAactcaaagaagaaaaagaagtcaAGAAACCACCTAAAGAGCACAAAGAAGTAAGGAAACATAAGAGACTTTctaaaaaagaggaagaagtgaAAGAACGAcccaaagaagaaaaagaaatcaagaaaCCTCTTAGAGACAAGAAAGAAGTGAAGAAGCCACctagagaagagaaagaaaccaAGAAACCTCctaaagaggagaaagaaattAAGAAACCTCCcaaaaaggagaaagaggagaagagacCTCCTAAAGCTGCAGAAGTGacgaaagaagagaagaaacctcctaaagaagagaaagaggagaagaaaccTATTAAAGAAGCTAAAGATAAAcataaacctgaaaataaagaGGAGAGGGCCCTTAAAAAGGAGAGGGATGTGAAGAAACCTCttaaagaagagaaagaggtAAAGAAATCTCccaaagaagaggagagaccatctaagaaggagaaagaagttAGGAAACTTCtcaaggaggaaaaagaagccAAGAAACCAGCCAAAGaagacaaggaggaggagaaacctctcaaaacagagagagaagagaagataccttctaaaaaacagaaagaagtgaAGAAACCACccaaagaagagaaagaagtcaAGAAACCACccaaagaagagaaagaagtcaAGAAACCtcaaaaagaagagaaagaaccCAAGAAACCTACCAAAGATGAGAAAGAACCCGAGAAACCTACCAAAGACGAAAAAGAACCCAAGAAACCTAccaaagaagagaaagaaatcaAGAAACCTCAAAAGGAAGATAAAGAAGTTAAGAAACctctgaaaaaagagaaagaagaaaaggaaactcccaaagaaaagagagaagtgAAGAAACCTtccaaagaagacaaaaaggagaagaaacctatcaaagaagagacagaagatGAGAAACCTCACAAAGAAGCCAAGATACCTACCAAAGATGAGAAAGAAGTAAAGAAACCTCacaaggaagagaaagaagttAAGAAACCTcccaaagaagaaaaagaaggaaagaaacctCTCAAAGATAAGGAAATTGAGAAACTCCTCAAACAAGTCAAAGAAGAAAAGGAATCTCCCAAAGACAAGAAAGGAGTGAAGCAACCTTCAGAagacaaaaaagtcaagaaacCTATCAAAGatgagaaagaagagaagaaacctcttgaagaaaagagagaaatgaaGAAACCTTCCAAAGAGgacaaagaggaaaagaaaccccttaaagaaaagaaggaagtaAAGAAAccttctgaagaagaaaagaaaccccttaaagaaaagaaggaagtgAAGAAGccttctgaagaagaaaagaaaccccttaaagaaaagaaggaagtgAAGAAAccttctgaagaagaaaagaaaccccttaaagaaaagaaggaagtgAAGAAGccttctgaagaagaaaagaaaccccttaaagaaaagaaggaagtgAAGAAAccttctgaagaagaaaagaaaccccttaaagaaaagaaggaagtgAAGAAACCTtctgaagaagagaagaaaccCCTTAAAGAAAGGGAGGTGAAGACACCTCCCAAAGAagataaaaaagagaaagaggagaagaaaccTATTAAAGAAGCCAAAAAAGAGGCAgaatcaaagaaagaaaagatttcAAAAGATGGAAAGGAACCAATAAAGCCTTCTAAACAAGAGAAAGAAATCAAGACAACTaccaaagaagacaaagaacCAACGAAGAAGAGAGTCACCAAGACAG AAGCTAAACCCAAAAAGTCTGCAAAGAGAATTAAAGTAGTCAAGAAGGAAGTTGCATCTGTCCTCAAGAAGGAGCATCTTAATGTTACCAAAGCAG CTGAAGAACCCAAGAAGTCTGCAAAGGTGCTTAAATTTGCTAAAAAGCAAATAGCTCCTGCCCTGAAAAAGGAACATAAGAATGTTACTAAAGCAG CAGAGGTTCCTGAAGTCCCAAAGGTGACAGCCAAACCAGAAGTGACAAAGAAAG TGGCAGCTCCCAAGGAGGCCAAGAAGGAACCAAAGCAAAAAATCAAACGTAAACCTGTAAAACCag ATATCGATGCAgtgaaggaaaaggaaaaagcagCCCCTAAAAAGAAAG aaGCTGAAGTTTCTGAACTAAAGCCCAAACCTGGTCAGAAAG atgCTGCAGTTACTAAAGAAAAAGCCAAGCGAGCTCCACCAAAGAAGG AAGTTccaaagaaaaaggccaaagCAGCTCCAGCAAAGAAAG AGGCTGCTGCTCCTAAAGAAAAGGTCAAACCAGTCATCTTGACCAAAG AACAAGAAGGTGCTCCCAAAAATGCCACTCTGGCCAAAGAGAGGGTCAAAATAGTGCCTATGAAGAAAG TGGTCAAGGcaccaaaaaaagaagtcaaagcTGTCTCTGCAAAGACAA aatctgcaaaaatcaagacaaaaccAACACCGGTAGTTAAAG agGCAGAAGCACCACACAAAAATGTGTCTCTAACAAAGGAGAAGGTGAAGGTGGTGCCACTGAAGAAAG TGCCTGTAACTCCGAAAGAAAAAGTCAAAGCAGCACCAACAAAAAAAG AAGCTGAAGTTCTCAAGGAGAAGAAGGCTGAGCCAGTGACTCCAAAGAAAG TGCCTGAAActccaaaagaaaaagtcaaaccAGCATTAACAAAAAAAG AAGCTGAACTTCTCAAGGAGAAGAAGCCTGAGCCAGTGACTCCCAAGAAAG AAGCTGAAGTTCTCAAGGAGAAGGTGGCTGAGCCAGTGACTCCCAAGAAAG CACCTGTTTCCAAGGCAAAACCAACACCTGCTAAAAAGAAGAAAG AACCTgcaaaaatcaagacaaaaccAGCACCAGTTGTTAAAG AGGCAGAAGCACCACACAAAAATGTGTCTCTAACCAAGGAGAAGGTGAAGGTGGTGCCACTAAAGAAAG TGCCTGTAActccaaaagaaaaagtcaaaccACCACCAACGAAAAAAG AAGCTGAAGTTCTCAAGGAGAGGAAGGCTGAGCCAGTGACTCCCAAGAAAG AAGCTGAAGTTCTCAAGGAGAAGAAGGCTGAGCCAGTGACTCCCAAGAAAg CGCCTGTTTCTAAGGCAAAACCAGCACCTGCTAAAAAGAAGAAAG aaGCCAAAGTTCTTAAGGAGAAGAAGCCTGAGCCAGTGACTCCCAAGAAAG CATCTGTTGCTAAGACAAAACCAGCACCAGTTGTTAAAG aggCAGAAGCACCACACAAAAATGTGTCTCTAAGCAAGGAAAGGGTGAAGGTGGTGCCACTGAAGAAAG tgcCTGTAACTCCGAAAGAAAAAGTCAAACCAGCACCAACAAAGAAAG AAGCTGAAGTTCTCAAGGAGAAGAAGGCTGAGCCAGTGACTCCAAAGAAAG caCCTGTTTCTAAGGCAAAACCAGCACCTGCTAAAAAGAAGAAAG tGCCTGTGActccaaaagaaaaagttgaaCCAGCACCAACAAAAAAAG ATGCTGAAGTTCTCAAGGAGAAGAAGGCTGAGCCAGTGATTCCCAAGAAAG CACCTGTTTCTAAGGCAAAACCAGCACCTGCTAAAAAGAAGAAAG AAGTGGAGGCTCCTAAGGAAAAGGTCAAACCAGTCATCTTGACCAAAG AACAAGAAGGTGCTCCCAAAAATGCCACTCTGGCCAAAGAGAGGGTCAAAATAGTGCCTATGAAGAAAG aggtCAAGGTGCCAAAAGAGAAGGTCAAAGTCTCTGCAAAGACAA aACCTgcaaaaatcaagacaaaaccAACACCAGTAGTAAAAG aGGCAGAAGCACCACACAAAAATATCTCTCTAACCAAGGAGAAGGTGAAGGTGGTGCCACTGAAGAAAG tGCCTGTAACTCTGAAAGAAAAAGTCAAACCAGCACCAGTGAAAAAAG AAGCTGAAGTTCTCAAGGAGAAGAAGGCTGAGCCAGTGACTCCCAAGAAAG TGCCTGTAACTCcgaaagaaaaagtgaaaccaGCACCAACTAAAAAAG AAGCTGAAATTGTCAAGGAAAAGAAGGCTGAGCCAGTGACTCCCAAGAAAG CACCTGTTACAAAGGCAAAACctgctaaaaagaaaaaag aagtgGAGACTCCAAAAGAAAAGGCCAAACCAGTCATCTTGACCAAAG AACAAGAAGGTGCTCCCAAAAATGCCACTCTGGCCAAAGAAAGGGTCAAAATAGTGCCTATGAAGAAAG tgGTCAAAGCACCAAAAGAGAAAGTCAAAGTCTCTGCTAAGATAA AACCTgcaaaaatcaagacaaaaccAGCACCAGTGCTTAAAG AGGCAGAAGTACCACAGAAAAATATCTCTCTAACAAAGGAGAAGGCCAAAGTGGTGCCACTGAAGAAAG tGCCTGTAActccaaaagaaaaagtgaaaccaGCACCAACAACAAAAG AAGCTGAAGTTCTCAAGGAGAAGAAGGCTGAGCCAGTGACTCCCAAGAAAG CACCTGTTGCTAAGGCAAAACCAGCACCTGCTAAAAAGAAGAAAG AAGTGGAGGCTCCTAAAGAAAAGGCCAAACCTGCTGCAGTAAAGAAAG AGGCCAAGCCAGCCCTGGCCAAAAAAG TAGAGGTTGCAAAGGAGAAACCTAAACCAGCTCAAGAAAAGAAAg CTCCTTCtaaaaaagaagctgaaataaagaaggaaaagctcaaatCCCTCCTAAAGAAAG AGCCCAaagtaacaaaagaaaaagtcaaaccAGCTGttaaaaaag ACATTTTGAGGAAAAAGATCAAACCTGTCCACGTGAAGAAAG AAGTGGAGGCTCCTAAAGAAAAGGACAAACCTGCAGCAGTAAAGAAAG CCATGTTGAGGAAAAAGACCAAAGCAGTCCCTGTGAGGAGAG ttgagaagaaggcagaaaaggaggagaaagctAAAG AGGATCGAGTTCTTAAAGAGATACAGGAGTCTGCAAAGAAAG AAAAAGCTGCGACGAAGAAAGCTGCCAAGGAGGAGAAAGTTAAAG CAGAGCCTTCTGTATCAGACAGCCTTCTCATGGAGG